Proteins encoded together in one Xenopus laevis strain J_2021 chromosome 6L, Xenopus_laevis_v10.1, whole genome shotgun sequence window:
- the LOC108718652 gene encoding uncharacterized protein LOC108718652 isoform X1, giving the protein MAAEGVGQVTFDDAAIYFSEEQWSNLEEVQKKVYKELIKEIYEIMLYLGYRIPKPEIVSRIERGEEPYGVVSKKQKLQEPQPEGPTAGSKESEPEVKTERQSPIPCNSVRPGEISSSQEKGQGSPCQNCGTHCNNQCGLSFQWNAQRAFHGSPGDRSQGKRYVPPQPLYYTGNPTSPSYTSNANGMIHPTSPVASYGNTAMGPLSPQCPGYRIIDPSSPFAGPERLGNPMFGNFETSPQASQGPAMSSLGNLEQENRNRREQFPREPPFPHHVPPFPDRRNSGMPCAGCGSFCNNQCPMSLQRMLQPAPVVVDGHQGIRFTSAPNPYFNSNAHSSHFANGRPVMRYPNPPGMGPISPQFAGYRRPGDQTGPNMLRGRPENTVASLGSNAANGLTQGANQGSKLSATSSGNQRRSQTLSPMGPLEPVPVPTISGSPGAVHEQRNRHSVATITSSESFRDKMPLNTSKKPESWRFSEQGGNMIARGVQPVSQTQVGKTVPQKAGEATNNKSYFSSDKTPIAKNGKPTFSGALTQEAGHVGVTASGGDSGMKRPTPPIPSDIVQALKRASPLSVHNEGPSTKRATPPVAIGNHPSTSRTTPPINKPVNRFTPPIIITDDLDVKRTTPTDAKDGKSVRRSTPPITISRIRNAGVFLLPQSKNKNRETSNSAPDIIIIDDKDPKPKSLPKLSEISASKEVKSSSNGTPLASNPKSNGDNLATSSLLKTQTQTLPQSGPVLVNKVQVQQPAPIIVTGNPGMANQSLPVAVNGNQSIMLTFPVTMGSSGIMLATPMNIGENQIAGVNQGNRVPISKNPRFVSNNTVPLNTRPANAKFAPMAVTPIISQANRVPVPLQTNQPKPITVNVSQPAANIASSLNMQNNLPRVNSGTINAVPVKASGNQAIGQAIPLFVDANSGLILTAPTVTSKDAIPSGIGNATVVTVNGNVVTGNVAPMALGGKLAFSNIAPVNVNGGLGIGNTATFIAVDGALGISNGTPVTLTTSATANNNAKATLSMNNPTILTVSSGLGIGNAGAIRNPVGNITPINASRTIQIGQPSTSTVLNADQQNTGIVIRKINETSGPVVQQTLANTNQTPVTVERLFKCSQCEERFTSLETLTSHQKVHEGANSTAENGQASSKVPSETEDASGVTDEDAPKILYTTQGDDGSTVYVVTV; this is encoded by the exons ATGGCAGCGGAGGGAGTGGGACAG GTCACATTTGATGATGCTGCCATTTATTTCTCAGAGGAACAATGGAGCAATCTGGAGGAGGTCCAGAAGAAAGTCTACAAGGAGCTCATTAAAGAAATCTATGAAATTATGCTTTATTTGG GATACCGAATACCAAAGCCAGAAATCGTTTCTCGGATTGAACGAGGGGAAGAACCATATGGTGTTGTCAGTAAGAAACAAAAGCTTCAGGAGCCCCAGCCAGAGGGCCCCACTGCTGGCAGCAAAG AATCAGAACCTGAAGTAAAAACAGAGCGCCAGTCTCCTATCCCTTGCAACTCTGTCCGGCCTGGGGAGATCTCCTCCTCGCAGGAGAAGGGCCAGGGGTCCCCTTGTCAGAACTGTGGGACACACTGCAACAACCAATGTGGCTTGAGTTTCCAGTGGAATGCACAAAGAGCGTTTCATGGATCCCCAGGAGATAGGAGCCAGGGGAAAAGATACGTGCCCCCTCAACCCCTGTACTATACTGGAAACCCAACCTCCCCTTCTTATACCAGCAACGCAAATGGAATGATTCATCCAACATCCCCAGTGGCGAGTTATGGTAACACAGCAATGGGGCCGTTATCTCCGCAATGCCCTGGCTACCGAATCATTGATCCCAGTTCACCCTTTGCTGGTCCAGAGAGACTGGGAAATCCAATGTTTGGAAACTTTGAAACAAGCCCACAGGCCTCTCAGGGCCCTGCTATGAGCAGTTTGGGGA ATCTGGAACAGGAAAACCGAAACAGGAGGGAGCAGTTTCCCAGGGAACCCCCATTCCCTCATCATGTGCCCCCATTCCCGGACAGAAGGAATAGTGGGATGCCATGTGCAGGCTGCGGCTCCTTCTGCAATAACCAGTGTCCCATGAGCCTTCAGAGGATGCTTCAGCCAGCTCCTGTTGTTGTTGACGGGCACCAAGGAATCCGTTTCACTTCTGCCCCAAATCCATATTTTAATTCAAATGCACATTCATCTCATTTTGCTAACGGCAGACCTGTGATGAGATATCCTAATCCTCCGGGAATGGGACCAATTTCCCCACAGTTTGCTGGCTATCGGAGGCCCGGAGACCAAACTGGACCCAACATGCTGCGTGGAAGGCCTGAGAATACTGTGGCAAGTCTGGGAAGTAATGCAGCTAATGGTCTCACTCAAGGggcaaatcaaggaagtaaattATCTGCAACCAGCAGTGGGAATCAGAGGAGATCACAAACACTGTCTCCAATGGGTCCTCTTGAGCCAGTTCCTGTGCCTACCATTAGTGGCAGCCCTGGTGCTGTTCATGAGCAGAGAAATAGACATTCCGTGGCAACAATAACCAGCAGTGAGAGCTTCCGAGATAAGATGCCTTTGAACACTAGTAAAAAGCCAGAGAGCTGGCGCTTCTCTGAGCAGGGAGGGAATATGATTGCCAGAGGTGTGCAGCCTGTTTCACAGACACAAGTCGGCAAAACTGTACCtcagaaggcaggggaagcaaCAAATAACAAAAGTTACTTCTCATCTGATAAAACTCCCATAGCTAAAAATGGAAAACCGACATTCTCTGGTGCTCTGACGCAGGAGGCTGGACATGTGGGAGTTACAGCCAGTGGTGGAGATAGCGGTATGAAACGGCCAACGCCACCAATCCCCTCTGATATTGTCCAGGCTCTCAAGAGAGCCAGCCCTCTGTCTGTGCATAATGAGGGTCCTAGTACAAAACGTGCTACACCCCCAGTGGCTATTGGTAACCACCCCAGTACTTCTAGGACAACACCACCTATAAACAAGCCAGTAAATCGTTTTACACCTCCCATTATAATTACTGATGATCTGGATGTAAAAAGAACTACACCCACAGATGCCAAAGACGGGAAGTCAGTGAGACGGAGTACGCCTCCTATTACTATCAGCAGGATCCGAAATGCTGGAGTTTTTCTGCTCCCGCAGTCAAAGAATAAGAATAGGGAAACCAGTAACAGCGCACCAGATATCATCATAATTGATGATAAAGATCCTAAACCCAAGAGCCTGCCAAAATTATCCGAAATTTCCGCAAGCAAAGAAGTAAAAAGTTCTTCCAATGGAACTCCTCTTGCCAGTAACCCTAAAAGCAACGGAGACAACCTTGCCACCTCTTCCCTTCTAAAAACCCAGACTCAGACTCTGCCACAAAGTGGCCCAGTATTAGTTAATAAAGTGCAAGTACAGCAGCCAGCCCCTATTATTGTTACTGGAAATCCAGGTATGGCTAACCAGTCCCTTCCTGTAGCGGTTAACGGAAATCAGAGCATTATGCTGACATTCCCAGTTACCATGGGTAGCTCCGGTATTATGTTAGCTACACCTATGAATATCGGAGAAAACCAGATTGCTGGTGTGAATCAAGGTAACCGGGTGCCAATAAGCAAGAACCCAAGGTTTGTATCAAATAATACAGTTCCACTAAATACACGGCCAGCAAATGCCAAATTTGCCCCCATGGCTGTCACACCCATAATTAGTCAAGCAAACCGTGTCCCTGTACCTCTTCAAACCAATCAACCCAAGCCCATTACTGTTAACGTCAGTCAGCCAGCAGCCAATATTGCCAGTAGTCTGAATATGCAAAATAACCTTCCACGGGTCAACAGCGGAACCATAAATGCAGTTCCAGTAAAGGCTTCTGGGAATCAAGCAATAGGCCAGGCCATACCTCTTTTTGTTGATGCAAATTCTGGTTTAATTCTGACAGCGCCCACAGTTACTTCCAAGGATGCCATCCCTTCTGGAATAGGCAATGCTACTGTGGTCACGGTAAATGGCAACGTAGTTACTGGAAACGTGGCACCTATGGCTCTCGGTggaaaattagcttttagtaatATAGCCCCGGTCAATGTAAATGGAGGTCTGGGCATCGGGAATACTGCCACATTTATTGCTGTCGATGGGGCTTTGGGTATTAGTAATGGAACTCCGGTAACACTCACAACCagtgccactgccaataataatGCAAAAGCCACATTGAGTATGAACAACCCAACTATTTTAACTGTCAGTAGTGGCTTGGGCATCGGAAATGCAGGGGCAATAAGAAACCCAGTTGGAAATATTACTCCTATTAATGCCAGTAGGACAATACAAATTGGACAGCCTTCTACCTCCACTGTTCTTAATGCCGATCAGCAGAATACAGGCATTGTAATACGAAAGATCAATGAGACTTCTGGGCCTGTAGTCCAACAGACTTTAGCCAACACCAACCAGACCCCTGTAACGGTAGAGAGACTGTTTAAATGTAGTCAGTGCGAAGAACGTTTCACCAGTCTTGAAACACTTACCTCCCACCAAAAAGTTCACGAAGGGGCAAACTCCACTGCAGAAAATGGTCAGGCGTCTTCCAAAGTCCCCTCTGAAACAGAAGATGCCAGTGGGGTAACCGACGAGGACGCTCCGAAAATTCTTTACACCACGCAAGGAGATGATGGAAGCACTGTGTATGTAGTGACTGTGTAG
- the LOC108718652 gene encoding uncharacterized protein LOC108718652 isoform X2, which translates to MAAEGVGQVTFDDAAIYFSEEQWSNLEEVQKKVYKELIKEIYEIMLYLGYRIPKPEIVSRIERGEEPYGVVSKKQKLQEPQPEGPTAGSKESEPEVKTERQSPIPCNSVRPGEISSSQEKGQGSPCQNCGTHCNNQCGLSFQWNAQRAFHGSPGDRSQGKRYVPPQPLYYTGNPTSPSYTSNANGMIHPTSPVASYGNTAMGPLSPQCPGYRIIDPSSPFAGPERLGNPMFGNFETSPQASQGPAMSSLGNLEQENRNRREQFPREPPFPHHVPPFPDRRNSGMPCAGCGSFCNNQCPMSLQRMLQPAPVVVDGHQGIRFTSAPNPYFNSNAHSSHFANGRPVMRYPNPPGMGPISPQFAGYRRPGDQTGPNMLRGRPENTVASLGSNAANGLTQGANQGSKLSATSSGNQRRSQTLSPMGPLEPVPVPTISGSPGAVHEQRNRHSVATITSSESFRDKMPLNTSKKPESWRFSEQGGNMIARGVQPVSQTQVGKTVPQKAGEATNNKSYFSSDKTPIAKNGKPTFSGALTQEAGHVGVTASGGDSGMKRPTPPIPSDIVQALKRASPLSVHNEGPSTKRATPPVAIGNHPSTSRTTPPINKPVNRFTPPIIITDDLDVKRTTPTDAKDGKSVRRSTPPITISRIRNAGVFLLPQSKNKNRETSNSAPDIIIIDDKDPKPKSLPKLSEISASKEVKSSSNGTPLASNPKSNGDNLATSSLLKTQTQTLPQSGPVLVNKVQVQQPAPIIVTGNPGMANQSLPVAVNGNQSIMLTFPVTMGSSGIMLATPMNIGENQIAGVNQGNRVPISKNPRFVSNNTVPLNTRPANAKFAPMAVTPIISQANRVPVPLQTNQPKPITVNVSQPAANIASSLNMQNNLPRVNSGTINAVPVKASGNQAIGQAIPLFVDANSGLILTAPTVTSKDAIPSGIGNATVVTVNGNVVTGNVAPMALGGKLAFSNIAPVNVNGGLGIGNTATFIAVDGALGISNGTPVTLTTSATANNNAKATLSMNNPTILTVSSGLGIGNAGAIRNPVGNITPINASRTIQIGQPSTSTVLNADQQNTGIVIRKINETSGPVVQQTLANTNQTPVTVERLFKCSQCEERFTSLETLTSHQKVHEGANSTAENGQASSKVPSETEDASGVTDEDAPKILYTTQGDDGSTVSMV; encoded by the exons ATGGCAGCGGAGGGAGTGGGACAG GTCACATTTGATGATGCTGCCATTTATTTCTCAGAGGAACAATGGAGCAATCTGGAGGAGGTCCAGAAGAAAGTCTACAAGGAGCTCATTAAAGAAATCTATGAAATTATGCTTTATTTGG GATACCGAATACCAAAGCCAGAAATCGTTTCTCGGATTGAACGAGGGGAAGAACCATATGGTGTTGTCAGTAAGAAACAAAAGCTTCAGGAGCCCCAGCCAGAGGGCCCCACTGCTGGCAGCAAAG AATCAGAACCTGAAGTAAAAACAGAGCGCCAGTCTCCTATCCCTTGCAACTCTGTCCGGCCTGGGGAGATCTCCTCCTCGCAGGAGAAGGGCCAGGGGTCCCCTTGTCAGAACTGTGGGACACACTGCAACAACCAATGTGGCTTGAGTTTCCAGTGGAATGCACAAAGAGCGTTTCATGGATCCCCAGGAGATAGGAGCCAGGGGAAAAGATACGTGCCCCCTCAACCCCTGTACTATACTGGAAACCCAACCTCCCCTTCTTATACCAGCAACGCAAATGGAATGATTCATCCAACATCCCCAGTGGCGAGTTATGGTAACACAGCAATGGGGCCGTTATCTCCGCAATGCCCTGGCTACCGAATCATTGATCCCAGTTCACCCTTTGCTGGTCCAGAGAGACTGGGAAATCCAATGTTTGGAAACTTTGAAACAAGCCCACAGGCCTCTCAGGGCCCTGCTATGAGCAGTTTGGGGA ATCTGGAACAGGAAAACCGAAACAGGAGGGAGCAGTTTCCCAGGGAACCCCCATTCCCTCATCATGTGCCCCCATTCCCGGACAGAAGGAATAGTGGGATGCCATGTGCAGGCTGCGGCTCCTTCTGCAATAACCAGTGTCCCATGAGCCTTCAGAGGATGCTTCAGCCAGCTCCTGTTGTTGTTGACGGGCACCAAGGAATCCGTTTCACTTCTGCCCCAAATCCATATTTTAATTCAAATGCACATTCATCTCATTTTGCTAACGGCAGACCTGTGATGAGATATCCTAATCCTCCGGGAATGGGACCAATTTCCCCACAGTTTGCTGGCTATCGGAGGCCCGGAGACCAAACTGGACCCAACATGCTGCGTGGAAGGCCTGAGAATACTGTGGCAAGTCTGGGAAGTAATGCAGCTAATGGTCTCACTCAAGGggcaaatcaaggaagtaaattATCTGCAACCAGCAGTGGGAATCAGAGGAGATCACAAACACTGTCTCCAATGGGTCCTCTTGAGCCAGTTCCTGTGCCTACCATTAGTGGCAGCCCTGGTGCTGTTCATGAGCAGAGAAATAGACATTCCGTGGCAACAATAACCAGCAGTGAGAGCTTCCGAGATAAGATGCCTTTGAACACTAGTAAAAAGCCAGAGAGCTGGCGCTTCTCTGAGCAGGGAGGGAATATGATTGCCAGAGGTGTGCAGCCTGTTTCACAGACACAAGTCGGCAAAACTGTACCtcagaaggcaggggaagcaaCAAATAACAAAAGTTACTTCTCATCTGATAAAACTCCCATAGCTAAAAATGGAAAACCGACATTCTCTGGTGCTCTGACGCAGGAGGCTGGACATGTGGGAGTTACAGCCAGTGGTGGAGATAGCGGTATGAAACGGCCAACGCCACCAATCCCCTCTGATATTGTCCAGGCTCTCAAGAGAGCCAGCCCTCTGTCTGTGCATAATGAGGGTCCTAGTACAAAACGTGCTACACCCCCAGTGGCTATTGGTAACCACCCCAGTACTTCTAGGACAACACCACCTATAAACAAGCCAGTAAATCGTTTTACACCTCCCATTATAATTACTGATGATCTGGATGTAAAAAGAACTACACCCACAGATGCCAAAGACGGGAAGTCAGTGAGACGGAGTACGCCTCCTATTACTATCAGCAGGATCCGAAATGCTGGAGTTTTTCTGCTCCCGCAGTCAAAGAATAAGAATAGGGAAACCAGTAACAGCGCACCAGATATCATCATAATTGATGATAAAGATCCTAAACCCAAGAGCCTGCCAAAATTATCCGAAATTTCCGCAAGCAAAGAAGTAAAAAGTTCTTCCAATGGAACTCCTCTTGCCAGTAACCCTAAAAGCAACGGAGACAACCTTGCCACCTCTTCCCTTCTAAAAACCCAGACTCAGACTCTGCCACAAAGTGGCCCAGTATTAGTTAATAAAGTGCAAGTACAGCAGCCAGCCCCTATTATTGTTACTGGAAATCCAGGTATGGCTAACCAGTCCCTTCCTGTAGCGGTTAACGGAAATCAGAGCATTATGCTGACATTCCCAGTTACCATGGGTAGCTCCGGTATTATGTTAGCTACACCTATGAATATCGGAGAAAACCAGATTGCTGGTGTGAATCAAGGTAACCGGGTGCCAATAAGCAAGAACCCAAGGTTTGTATCAAATAATACAGTTCCACTAAATACACGGCCAGCAAATGCCAAATTTGCCCCCATGGCTGTCACACCCATAATTAGTCAAGCAAACCGTGTCCCTGTACCTCTTCAAACCAATCAACCCAAGCCCATTACTGTTAACGTCAGTCAGCCAGCAGCCAATATTGCCAGTAGTCTGAATATGCAAAATAACCTTCCACGGGTCAACAGCGGAACCATAAATGCAGTTCCAGTAAAGGCTTCTGGGAATCAAGCAATAGGCCAGGCCATACCTCTTTTTGTTGATGCAAATTCTGGTTTAATTCTGACAGCGCCCACAGTTACTTCCAAGGATGCCATCCCTTCTGGAATAGGCAATGCTACTGTGGTCACGGTAAATGGCAACGTAGTTACTGGAAACGTGGCACCTATGGCTCTCGGTggaaaattagcttttagtaatATAGCCCCGGTCAATGTAAATGGAGGTCTGGGCATCGGGAATACTGCCACATTTATTGCTGTCGATGGGGCTTTGGGTATTAGTAATGGAACTCCGGTAACACTCACAACCagtgccactgccaataataatGCAAAAGCCACATTGAGTATGAACAACCCAACTATTTTAACTGTCAGTAGTGGCTTGGGCATCGGAAATGCAGGGGCAATAAGAAACCCAGTTGGAAATATTACTCCTATTAATGCCAGTAGGACAATACAAATTGGACAGCCTTCTACCTCCACTGTTCTTAATGCCGATCAGCAGAATACAGGCATTGTAATACGAAAGATCAATGAGACTTCTGGGCCTGTAGTCCAACAGACTTTAGCCAACACCAACCAGACCCCTGTAACGGTAGAGAGACTGTTTAAATGTAGTCAGTGCGAAGAACGTTTCACCAGTCTTGAAACACTTACCTCCCACCAAAAAGTTCACGAAGGGGCAAACTCCACTGCAGAAAATGGTCAGGCGTCTTCCAAAGTCCCCTCTGAAACAGAAGATGCCAGTGGGGTAACCGACGAGGACGCTCCGAAAATTCTTTACACCACGCAAGGAGATGATGGAAGCACTGT